The following are encoded together in the Qingshengfaniella alkalisoli genome:
- a CDS encoding TRAP transporter small permease codes for MRHALEWLYRASGAVAAACIVAICLLVSAQILLNIIARVMGPGWSWTIPSYADFAGYMLANASFLALACTLREGGHIRVTLLTRRLPLRGAWMTEITALGLGLGLSLYALRYLVALVAESLRYGDKSTGIVAIPLWIPQTGVTIGIGVLCLALAHTLYDALRTRKPQLVDAEKPDLCPTH; via the coding sequence ATGCGACATGCCCTTGAGTGGCTGTATCGAGCATCCGGGGCGGTTGCCGCAGCATGTATCGTCGCGATCTGTTTGCTCGTGTCGGCGCAAATCCTTTTGAACATCATCGCGCGCGTTATGGGGCCGGGCTGGTCATGGACCATCCCGTCCTATGCGGATTTTGCAGGCTACATGCTCGCCAATGCAAGTTTTCTGGCGCTGGCCTGCACCCTGCGTGAAGGCGGGCATATCCGCGTGACCTTGCTTACCCGTCGTCTGCCACTGCGCGGAGCATGGATGACGGAAATCACAGCGCTTGGCTTGGGCCTTGGTTTGTCCCTGTATGCTCTGCGCTATCTTGTGGCGCTTGTGGCCGAGAGTCTGCGCTACGGTGATAAGTCGACTGGTATCGTGGCCATACCGCTGTGGATACCTCAAACCGGAGTCACAATCGGTATCGGTGTCCTGTGCCTCGCCCTGGCACACACGCTATACGACGCGCTTCGCACTCGAAAACCACAACTCGTCGACGCGGAGAAGCCTGACCTATGCCCGACCCATTGA
- a CDS encoding TRAP transporter substrate-binding protein codes for MLRSALTLTAMLTATTAIAEKWDMPTPYGDSTFHTQNIIQFADDLREATEGQIDITVHSAGSLFPHGEIKNAVRSRQVPLGEFFLSTLSNEDLAYGMDSQPFLATSYDDAAKLWDAQKPVITDLLAEQDLMPLFSVAWPAQGLYTNGEITTVDDLNGLRFRAYNAALEEFASLAGAAPVQVEAPDIPQAFSTGQIDAMITSPSTGANSTAWDFVSHYSPINAWVPKNIVVINKRVFDGLSEEQQQAVLDAATTAETRGWDMSREETDSKTAELSDNGMTVYDPSDELVSGLQSIGTEMLTTWEANASDQAKAVLDAYQQ; via the coding sequence ATGCTTCGCAGCGCGCTTACTTTGACAGCCATGCTGACCGCCACCACGGCGATTGCAGAAAAATGGGATATGCCAACGCCTTACGGAGATTCCACTTTCCACACGCAGAATATCATCCAGTTCGCGGATGATCTGCGCGAGGCGACTGAAGGCCAAATCGACATCACCGTCCACTCGGCCGGATCGTTGTTCCCGCACGGAGAAATCAAGAACGCCGTCCGCTCGCGCCAGGTCCCGCTGGGTGAGTTCTTCCTCTCCACGCTTTCCAATGAAGATCTGGCGTACGGCATGGACAGCCAGCCCTTCCTTGCGACCAGCTACGACGACGCCGCGAAGCTGTGGGACGCCCAGAAACCAGTCATAACCGACTTGTTGGCGGAGCAGGATCTGATGCCGCTCTTTTCCGTCGCGTGGCCAGCGCAGGGACTTTACACCAACGGCGAGATTACCACCGTCGATGATTTGAACGGCCTGCGCTTCCGTGCCTATAACGCCGCGTTGGAAGAATTCGCTTCGCTCGCCGGTGCTGCGCCGGTTCAGGTCGAAGCGCCAGACATTCCGCAGGCCTTCAGCACCGGCCAGATCGATGCGATGATCACGTCGCCATCCACGGGTGCGAATTCCACCGCCTGGGATTTCGTCAGCCACTATTCGCCGATCAACGCGTGGGTGCCCAAGAACATCGTCGTCATCAACAAGCGCGTGTTCGACGGGCTGAGCGAAGAACAGCAGCAAGCCGTTCTCGACGCCGCGACCACCGCAGAAACGCGCGGCTGGGATATGTCGAGGGAAGAAACCGACAGCAAAACCGCTGAACTGTCCGACAACGGCATGACCGTTTATGATCCGAGCGACGAACTGGTCAGCGGGCTGCAATCCATTGGCACCGAAATGCTGACCACTTGGGAAGCCAATGCCAGTGATCAGGCCAAAGCCGTTCTGGACGCCTATCAACAGTAA
- a CDS encoding TRAP transporter large permease encodes MPDPLIALILLALMIGLLSLGVWVALALFIVGLFAIIAFANPPAGLVLATTMWGHSHSWALAALPLFILMGEILLRSRLSGDMFSGLAPWLSRAPGRLLHVNVLGCAIFAAVSGSSAATAATIGRMSIPELRARGYPEGLILGTLAGSATLGLLIPPSIILIVYGVATEQSIARLFVAGILPGLMLVGLFFGYVAIRALMNPDLIPQATEHSGFKEKIRASRRLTPVALLILGVIGSIYTGIASPTDAAALGVVLATILAFASGDFTWAEMREALMAATKTSCMIAFILAGAAFLSIAMGFTGLPRNLASWISTLGLSAPALLAALTVFFVVLGCFLDGISVVVLTTSIIMPMVQAVGIDPLWFGIYLVIVVEMSQITPPVGFNLFVIQGLTGIDILRIAKAAVPFFLLLVLGVVLITVFPEIVTTLPDAMAN; translated from the coding sequence ATGCCCGACCCATTGATCGCGCTTATCCTGCTGGCACTGATGATCGGCCTTCTCTCGCTGGGCGTTTGGGTTGCGCTGGCGCTTTTCATTGTCGGCCTGTTTGCCATCATCGCTTTCGCCAACCCGCCCGCAGGACTCGTACTGGCGACGACCATGTGGGGGCACAGTCATAGCTGGGCGCTCGCCGCGCTGCCATTGTTCATTCTGATGGGCGAAATCCTTCTGCGGTCGCGATTGTCCGGCGACATGTTCTCTGGCCTTGCGCCTTGGCTGTCTCGTGCACCGGGTCGGTTGTTGCATGTCAACGTCCTGGGCTGCGCCATCTTCGCCGCCGTGTCCGGGTCATCCGCTGCAACCGCCGCCACGATCGGGCGTATGTCCATCCCCGAACTGCGCGCGCGCGGATACCCCGAAGGATTGATCCTTGGCACTCTGGCGGGGTCGGCAACGCTGGGCCTGCTTATCCCGCCCTCGATCATCCTGATTGTCTACGGCGTCGCGACAGAGCAATCCATCGCCCGCCTGTTTGTGGCTGGTATTCTTCCAGGGTTGATGCTGGTTGGGTTGTTCTTCGGTTATGTCGCCATTCGCGCCCTGATGAACCCTGACCTGATCCCGCAAGCAACCGAACATTCCGGTTTCAAGGAAAAGATCAGAGCCTCTCGGAGGCTGACCCCCGTCGCACTGTTGATCCTTGGCGTGATCGGATCGATCTATACGGGTATCGCGTCGCCCACGGATGCCGCCGCTTTAGGCGTTGTGTTGGCCACGATACTGGCTTTCGCATCCGGTGACTTCACATGGGCCGAGATGCGTGAGGCCCTGATGGCGGCCACCAAGACGTCCTGCATGATCGCCTTCATCCTCGCAGGTGCGGCTTTCCTGTCCATAGCGATGGGCTTCACCGGCTTGCCGCGCAACCTTGCCAGTTGGATCAGCACACTCGGCCTGTCTGCCCCTGCCCTGCTCGCGGCCCTCACGGTGTTCTTCGTCGTGCTGGGCTGTTTTCTTGACGGGATTTCCGTGGTTGTTCTGACAACCTCGATCATCATGCCCATGGTTCAAGCCGTCGGAATCGACCCGTTATGGTTCGGAATCTATCTGGTGATCGTGGTAGAGATGAGCCAGATCACGCCACCCGTGGGCTTCAACCTGTTCGTGATCCAAGGGCTGACAGGCATCGACATTCTGCGCATTGCCAAAGCTGCGGTGCCGTTCTTCCTGTTGCTTGTACTGGGCGTCGTCCTGATTACCGTCTTCCCGGAAATCGTCACCACGCTGCCCGACGCCATGGCAAACTGA
- a CDS encoding glycoside hydrolase family 28 protein, which translates to MIMSELHCIARSARSISLRLAVTGARYFLPAPADWVLEKGGEPIASGHATTAVLAIHDLRPDTEYHIAVTGFAPFKFRTAPCAGLIDIADFGARQDAADNSSAIAAAIEAVPPGGTLRVSSGIWWTRPVFLKSDMTLELCAGAELRAVGARGGWVKLPAHDEAGRMLGSWEGLPETCFAALVTAIDAQNLVIAGPGTIDGGGDRGDWWSWPKETRDGARRPRTIHLIGCKNVTLLGPTICNSPSWTVHPQGCASLTATALTIDNPTVSPNTDGLNPESCEGVLIEGVRFSVGDDCIAIKSGKRDMRGNGDHLAPTRDVTIRHCLMERGHGGVVLGSEMSGGIHDITVEDCEMRDTDRGLRVKTRRGRGGEVSTIRFRRVSMKGVYAAVTLNAFYFCDPDGHDEWVQSRCPAAVSDLTPQIRDIRIEDVQIADLHLVAVAALGLPEAPIRDISIRNLAVSYAADAKPGPALMAERVPDLRHAGIVAEWVQIDVDHSNITMTTESFEGAAQ; encoded by the coding sequence ATGATAATGTCAGAACTGCACTGCATCGCCCGGTCGGCGCGATCTATATCCTTGCGCCTTGCTGTCACCGGCGCACGTTACTTCCTGCCGGCGCCAGCGGACTGGGTGCTCGAGAAAGGTGGCGAACCCATCGCATCGGGTCATGCGACGACAGCAGTTCTGGCGATTCATGATCTGAGGCCCGACACCGAGTACCATATTGCGGTGACAGGGTTTGCACCGTTTAAATTTCGCACCGCACCTTGTGCGGGGTTGATCGACATAGCCGATTTCGGCGCACGCCAGGATGCGGCAGACAATTCCAGCGCAATCGCGGCGGCGATAGAGGCGGTGCCACCAGGCGGAACCCTGCGTGTATCCTCGGGCATCTGGTGGACGCGGCCGGTTTTCTTGAAATCCGACATGACGCTGGAACTTTGTGCAGGAGCCGAACTGCGCGCTGTCGGAGCGCGCGGCGGCTGGGTCAAGTTGCCGGCACATGATGAGGCAGGGCGCATGCTCGGGTCGTGGGAAGGATTGCCGGAAACCTGTTTTGCTGCGCTGGTGACGGCCATCGATGCTCAGAACCTCGTGATAGCGGGGCCAGGGACGATCGACGGCGGTGGCGATCGCGGCGATTGGTGGAGTTGGCCGAAGGAAACCCGCGACGGGGCAAGGCGCCCGCGGACCATTCATCTGATCGGCTGCAAAAACGTCACCCTGTTAGGGCCGACAATATGCAATTCGCCATCCTGGACCGTGCATCCGCAGGGATGCGCATCGCTGACCGCGACAGCCCTGACCATCGATAATCCTACCGTCAGCCCCAATACCGATGGGTTGAACCCGGAAAGCTGCGAGGGGGTGCTGATCGAAGGCGTGCGTTTTTCCGTGGGCGACGACTGCATAGCGATCAAATCCGGCAAGCGGGACATGCGTGGCAACGGCGATCATCTTGCACCGACGCGCGATGTGACAATCCGTCATTGCCTGATGGAACGTGGTCATGGTGGCGTGGTCCTGGGATCCGAGATGAGCGGCGGAATACACGACATCACGGTAGAGGATTGCGAAATGCGCGACACCGACCGTGGGCTCCGCGTGAAAACACGGCGCGGGCGTGGCGGCGAAGTGTCGACCATCCGCTTCCGGCGCGTCAGCATGAAAGGGGTGTATGCCGCAGTTACACTCAACGCGTTCTATTTCTGCGACCCGGATGGCCACGATGAATGGGTGCAGTCGCGCTGTCCGGCCGCCGTTTCCGATCTGACGCCGCAGATACGCGACATCCGGATCGAAGATGTCCAGATCGCCGATTTGCACTTGGTCGCCGTGGCCGCGCTCGGCCTGCCGGAGGCCCCGATCCGTGACATTTCCATCCGCAACCTGGCTGTGAGCTATGCTGCTGACGCCAAGCCCGGACCTGCCTTGATGGCCGAGCGCGTTCCCGATCTGCGGCATGCGGGCATCGTCGCGGAATGGGTCCAAATAGACGTAGACCACAGCAATATCACCATGACGACCGAAAGCTTCGAAGGAGCCGCCCAATGA
- a CDS encoding bifunctional sulfate adenylyltransferase/adenylylsulfate kinase, with the protein MTLTQHSPVPELYVSYESAQKLKREAADLTSWDLKPRQLCDLELLMNGGFNPLKGFLSEEDYNGVVENMRLADGSLWPMPINLDVTQDFADSVEIGQDIALRDAEGVILATMNVTDKWVPNKSNEAEKVFGADDIAHPAVNYLHNVAGSVYLGGPVTGIQAPVHYDFRARRNTPNELRAFFRKLGWRRIVAFQTRNPLHRAHQELTFRAAKEAQANLMIHPVVGMTKPGDVDHFTRVRCYEAVLDKYPQATTTLSLLNLAMRMAGPREAVWHGLIRKNHGVTHFIVGRDHAGPGKNSAGEDFYGPYDAQDLFRKHQDEMGIEMVDFKHMVYVQERAQYEPADEIEEGVTVLNISGTELRRRLAEGLEIPDWFSFPEVVKELRRTKPPRAKQGFTVFFTGFSGSGKSTIANALRVKLMEMGGRPVTLLDGDIVRKHLSQELGFSKEHRDINIRRIGYVASEITKNGGIAICAPIAPYAATRRAVREDVEQFGAFVEVHVATSIEECERRDRKGLYKLAREGKIKEFTGISDPYDVPENPELAIDTENTEVDYCAQQVLLKLEGMGLIGTTH; encoded by the coding sequence ATGACCCTGACGCAGCATTCTCCCGTTCCGGAATTATATGTTTCATACGAAAGCGCGCAGAAGCTGAAGCGCGAAGCCGCAGATCTGACGTCTTGGGATCTGAAGCCACGTCAGCTTTGCGATCTGGAACTTTTGATGAATGGCGGCTTCAACCCGCTGAAGGGCTTTCTGTCGGAAGAAGATTATAACGGCGTCGTCGAGAACATGCGTCTGGCGGACGGATCGCTGTGGCCAATGCCTATCAACCTCGATGTGACGCAGGACTTTGCCGACAGCGTCGAGATCGGTCAGGACATCGCGCTGCGCGATGCCGAAGGCGTGATCCTAGCCACGATGAACGTCACCGACAAATGGGTGCCGAACAAGTCGAACGAAGCCGAAAAGGTCTTCGGTGCAGACGATATCGCGCATCCGGCGGTGAACTATCTGCACAATGTTGCGGGCTCCGTTTATCTGGGCGGCCCGGTGACGGGCATTCAGGCACCGGTGCATTACGATTTCCGCGCGCGCCGCAACACGCCTAACGAGTTGCGCGCCTTTTTCCGCAAGCTCGGCTGGCGCCGCATCGTCGCGTTCCAGACCCGCAACCCCCTGCACCGCGCGCACCAGGAACTGACCTTCCGGGCTGCCAAGGAAGCGCAGGCCAACCTGATGATCCACCCCGTCGTGGGCATGACCAAGCCGGGCGATGTGGACCATTTTACCCGTGTGCGCTGCTACGAGGCTGTGCTGGACAAGTACCCGCAGGCCACTACGACGCTGAGCCTGCTGAACCTTGCCATGCGTATGGCCGGTCCGCGCGAAGCCGTGTGGCACGGGCTGATCCGTAAAAACCACGGTGTCACGCATTTCATCGTGGGACGTGACCATGCCGGCCCCGGCAAGAACTCTGCAGGCGAAGATTTCTACGGCCCCTATGATGCGCAGGACCTGTTCCGCAAGCATCAGGACGAGATGGGCATCGAAATGGTCGACTTCAAGCACATGGTCTATGTGCAGGAACGCGCCCAGTACGAACCGGCGGACGAGATCGAAGAGGGCGTGACCGTTCTGAATATCTCAGGCACGGAATTGCGTCGCCGTCTGGCCGAGGGTCTGGAAATCCCCGACTGGTTTTCCTTCCCAGAAGTCGTGAAAGAGCTGCGCCGGACCAAGCCGCCGCGCGCGAAGCAGGGCTTTACCGTGTTCTTCACCGGTTTCTCAGGGTCGGGAAAATCCACTATCGCAAACGCGCTGCGCGTGAAGCTGATGGAGATGGGCGGTCGCCCAGTGACTCTGCTGGATGGTGACATTGTCCGCAAGCATTTGAGCCAGGAACTTGGCTTCTCCAAGGAGCACCGTGACATCAACATCCGTCGTATCGGCTATGTTGCGTCCGAAATCACCAAGAACGGCGGTATTGCGATCTGTGCGCCCATCGCGCCCTATGCGGCGACCCGCCGGGCCGTGCGGGAAGACGTCGAGCAATTTGGTGCGTTCGTTGAAGTCCATGTTGCGACCTCGATCGAAGAATGCGAACGCCGCGACCGCAAGGGGCTGTACAAGCTGGCGCGCGAAGGCAAGATCAAGGAATTCACCGGCATTTCCGACCCTTACGATGTGCCCGAGAACCCGGAACTGGCCATCGACACGGAGAACACCGAAGTCGACTATTGCGCGCAGCAGGTTCTGCTGAAGCTTGAGGGTATGGGCCTGATCGGTACAACCCACTAG
- a CDS encoding glycoside hydrolase family 88/105 protein: MTPLEYFDGYARDYRYYKGGSWCYEDGCVYRGLESLSKATGNQRWLDHLLRLTDGQIAANGSLDGYSVDEFNIDHILAGRVLFFLLEQTGDQKYRKAADLLASQLASHPRTDAGNYWHKKRYPWQVWLDGLYMGLPFQIEYGQLTDNDALIDDAIAQLVRALDLTSTGQGLYAHGYDESRDQGWSDRVSGLSASHWARAIGWLAMALVDCCALIGSERAVRSGLQGRATGLLDEIVGLRTSGGLWLQVIDQPDLESNYVETSASAMFAYALQRADRDGLRRDTEGAGSRALEEIEARYLSRDKSSDVLAMKNICLVGGLGGFSGVYRDGTPEYYLSEPIVSDDSKGVGPLMMAHAEWLIANASNRITTAAQ, from the coding sequence ATGACCCCGCTTGAATATTTCGATGGCTATGCGCGGGACTACAGATACTACAAGGGCGGCTCGTGGTGCTATGAAGATGGATGCGTTTACAGAGGGTTGGAAAGCCTTTCTAAAGCGACTGGAAATCAACGTTGGCTGGATCACCTGTTGCGTCTGACGGATGGGCAGATCGCGGCGAATGGTTCACTCGATGGTTACAGTGTCGATGAGTTCAACATCGACCACATCCTTGCGGGTCGCGTGCTGTTCTTCTTGCTCGAACAGACTGGTGACCAGAAATACCGGAAGGCAGCAGATCTACTGGCGTCGCAACTGGCCTCACATCCGCGAACAGATGCGGGGAACTACTGGCACAAGAAGCGTTATCCTTGGCAGGTGTGGCTGGACGGACTTTACATGGGGCTGCCGTTTCAGATCGAGTACGGACAATTGACGGACAACGATGCGCTGATTGATGACGCAATCGCGCAACTCGTTCGGGCGCTGGACCTGACATCGACAGGGCAGGGACTTTATGCACATGGCTATGATGAAAGCCGGGACCAAGGCTGGTCAGATCGGGTCTCTGGCCTGTCAGCCAGCCATTGGGCGCGTGCGATTGGCTGGCTGGCGATGGCCCTCGTCGATTGCTGTGCGCTGATCGGGTCTGAGCGGGCTGTTCGAAGCGGATTGCAGGGTCGGGCAACCGGTTTGCTGGATGAAATTGTCGGTTTGCGCACATCCGGCGGGCTGTGGCTGCAAGTTATTGATCAACCGGACCTGGAAAGTAATTACGTGGAAACAAGTGCCTCTGCAATGTTTGCCTACGCGTTGCAGCGGGCGGATCGGGACGGTTTGCGGCGCGATACCGAGGGCGCTGGAAGTCGCGCATTGGAAGAAATCGAGGCCCGCTATCTATCGCGCGACAAAAGTAGTGACGTGCTGGCGATGAAGAACATCTGCCTTGTCGGGGGGCTCGGGGGCTTCTCGGGCGTCTATCGCGACGGCACACCGGAATACTATCTCAGTGAACCCATCGTGAGTGACGATTCAAAAGGTGTCGGTCCGCTCATGATGGCGCATGCCGAGTGGTTGATTGCGAACGCTTCCAACAGGATTACGACGGCGGCGCAATAG
- a CDS encoding hydantoinase B/oxoprolinase family protein: MGESTEKWQFWVDRGGTFTDLVGRSPHRTLHTIKLLSEAPDHYQDAAVEGIRRLMSEHGEGSIEAVKMGTTVATNALLERKGEPTLLLITDGFADLLRIGTQARPKLFDLHIRLPEQLYSEVAEVPERLDANGEILTPLNEDATRAALQAAYDKGLRSVAIAFMHGYMNPVHEARAAEIARGVGFTQITPSHETSRLIKLISRGDTALVDAYLSPVLRRYVDRVATALDVDGGQCERLFFMQSNGGLTDAKLFQGRDAILSGPAGGVVGMVRTAGAAGFDKLIGFDMGGTSTDVCHYAGDYERSFETEVAGVRMRAPMMHIHTVAAGGGSILSFREGRYQVGPESAGADPGPACYRRGGPLTVTDCNVMLGKLSPDHFPHVFGANGDQPLDIGVVREKFAALADEIADATGAEPLSAEETAEGFLRIAVQNMAQAIKKISVERGYDVTRYTLNCFGGAGGQHACLVADALGITRVFVHPYAGVLSAFGMGLAEIRAMREAQFDHPLDDLQAAERELDEMGDAAVREVAGQGIAEDRINLRRRAHLRFPGSHQSLEVDVSDADQMTRDFNDAHKQRFGFIPEGRALVFEMLTVEAIGRTDDFVAPAPEGGTADATDRLAVHLDGMRRDVPLFQREGLAAGFRVNGPAIISERIGTNIIEPGWAGQIDDAGNLILERVEERKTQHAVGTQADPVMLEVFNNLFMSIAEQMGATLANTAYSVNIKERMDFSCALFDAEGNLVANAPHVPVHLGSMSDSIRTVAQLNEGHMQPGDVFMLNAPFNGGTHLPDVTVVTPVFDKNGTEILFYVGSRGHHADIGGKTPGSVPPDSTHIDEEGVLIDNFKLVEAGKLRDEKTRELLGSGPYPCRNIDQNMADLEAQIAANATGIREVHKMIDNFGLDTVLAYMRHVQNNAEASVRQVIDGLADGEFTYPLDDGAQIKVKVRVDKDAGEAVIDFTGTSDQQAGNYNAPRSIVKAVVLYVFRTLVGRDIPLNEGCLKPLKLVLPEGSMINPEYPAAVIAGNTEVSQAIADCLFGALRVIAGSQGTMNNFAWGNDRFQNYETIAGGSGAGPGFDGASGVHSHMTNTLMTDPEVLETRFPVRLERFGIRQGSGGAGRWRGGDGIHRVLRFLDDTTVTTLCSHRVVPPLGMDGGADGKVGENAVLRADGSREVLRGNDQAELRAGDAFELLTPGGGGWGSSPR, from the coding sequence ATGGGCGAAAGCACAGAAAAATGGCAATTCTGGGTGGACCGTGGTGGTACTTTTACGGATCTCGTGGGTCGTAGCCCTCACAGAACGCTGCATACGATCAAGCTGCTGTCCGAAGCGCCTGATCATTACCAAGACGCAGCGGTCGAAGGGATTCGCAGATTGATGTCCGAGCATGGCGAAGGGTCGATCGAAGCTGTAAAAATGGGGACGACGGTTGCCACCAACGCATTGCTGGAACGTAAGGGTGAACCGACGCTGCTTCTGATTACAGACGGTTTTGCCGATCTTCTGCGTATCGGAACACAGGCCCGTCCAAAGCTGTTTGATCTGCATATCCGGCTGCCAGAACAGCTTTATTCCGAGGTTGCCGAGGTGCCGGAGCGCCTTGATGCCAACGGCGAGATCCTGACGCCGTTGAACGAGGATGCTACGCGCGCTGCGCTTCAAGCGGCCTATGACAAGGGGCTGCGCTCTGTCGCCATCGCCTTCATGCATGGCTACATGAATCCGGTTCATGAGGCGCGTGCTGCCGAGATTGCGCGCGGGGTTGGGTTCACGCAGATCACGCCCAGCCATGAAACGAGCCGCCTTATCAAGCTGATCAGTCGTGGCGATACGGCGCTTGTCGATGCCTATCTGTCGCCTGTCCTGCGCCGCTATGTGGATCGCGTGGCCACGGCGCTCGACGTGGATGGTGGCCAGTGCGAGCGGCTGTTCTTCATGCAATCGAATGGCGGCCTGACCGATGCCAAGCTGTTTCAGGGACGTGACGCGATTCTGTCAGGCCCCGCTGGCGGGGTTGTCGGTATGGTACGTACGGCAGGTGCTGCGGGCTTTGACAAGCTGATAGGTTTCGATATGGGCGGCACATCAACGGATGTGTGCCACTATGCGGGTGACTACGAGCGGTCGTTCGAAACCGAGGTCGCGGGTGTACGCATGCGCGCGCCGATGATGCATATCCACACGGTCGCGGCGGGCGGGGGCTCCATCCTGTCATTCCGGGAAGGGCGCTATCAGGTCGGGCCAGAAAGCGCGGGCGCAGACCCCGGACCGGCGTGCTACCGTCGTGGGGGGCCTCTGACCGTGACCGATTGCAATGTCATGCTCGGCAAGCTGTCGCCGGATCATTTTCCACATGTCTTTGGGGCAAATGGCGACCAGCCTTTGGATATCGGTGTCGTGCGCGAAAAATTTGCTGCGCTTGCGGATGAAATAGCAGACGCAACAGGCGCCGAGCCGTTGAGCGCCGAAGAGACTGCTGAGGGCTTCCTTCGGATTGCCGTTCAGAACATGGCGCAGGCCATCAAGAAGATCAGCGTCGAGCGCGGTTATGACGTGACCCGCTACACGCTGAACTGCTTTGGCGGTGCGGGTGGACAGCATGCCTGTCTCGTGGCCGATGCGCTGGGGATCACACGGGTATTCGTGCATCCCTATGCGGGTGTGCTGTCGGCGTTTGGCATGGGGCTGGCCGAGATCCGCGCGATGCGCGAAGCTCAATTCGACCATCCGCTCGATGACCTTCAGGCAGCCGAACGGGAACTCGACGAGATGGGCGACGCGGCGGTGCGCGAAGTCGCTGGCCAGGGGATTGCCGAAGATCGGATTAACCTGCGGCGCCGTGCGCATCTGCGCTTTCCCGGCTCGCATCAAAGCCTTGAGGTCGATGTCTCCGACGCCGACCAGATGACGCGCGATTTCAATGATGCCCACAAACAGCGCTTCGGGTTTATCCCTGAGGGTCGTGCACTGGTGTTCGAGATGTTGACGGTGGAAGCCATCGGTCGGACCGACGATTTCGTTGCGCCCGCGCCAGAAGGTGGCACTGCCGATGCAACGGATCGGCTGGCGGTGCATCTGGATGGGATGCGACGCGATGTGCCGTTGTTCCAGCGCGAGGGTCTGGCTGCCGGGTTCAGGGTGAACGGCCCCGCGATCATCTCCGAGCGCATTGGAACCAACATCATCGAACCGGGCTGGGCCGGGCAGATCGACGACGCGGGCAACCTCATCCTTGAACGGGTTGAAGAGCGCAAGACGCAACACGCCGTCGGCACCCAAGCCGATCCCGTGATGCTGGAGGTGTTCAACAACCTGTTCATGTCCATCGCCGAACAGATGGGCGCAACGCTCGCCAACACCGCCTATTCTGTGAACATCAAGGAGCGGATGGATTTTTCCTGTGCGCTGTTCGATGCGGAAGGCAATTTGGTCGCCAACGCGCCGCATGTGCCGGTGCATTTGGGGTCCATGTCGGATTCCATCCGCACGGTTGCACAACTTAACGAAGGCCACATGCAGCCGGGTGATGTTTTCATGCTGAACGCGCCGTTCAACGGTGGAACGCATCTGCCCGATGTGACCGTGGTGACACCTGTCTTCGACAAGAACGGGACGGAGATCCTGTTCTATGTCGGGTCACGGGGTCATCACGCGGATATCGGCGGCAAAACCCCCGGATCGGTGCCCCCCGACAGCACGCATATCGACGAAGAAGGTGTGCTGATCGACAACTTCAAGCTGGTCGAGGCCGGCAAGTTGCGGGATGAGAAGACAAGGGAATTGCTGGGCTCCGGTCCCTATCCGTGCCGCAATATCGATCAGAATATGGCCGATCTGGAAGCACAGATCGCGGCGAATGCCACCGGCATCCGCGAAGTCCATAAGATGATCGACAATTTCGGCCTCGATACCGTGCTGGCCTATATGCGCCACGTGCAGAACAACGCTGAAGCCTCGGTCCGGCAGGTGATCGACGGGCTGGCCGATGGCGAATTTACCTATCCGCTGGATGACGGTGCGCAGATAAAGGTCAAGGTGCGCGTCGATAAGGACGCGGGCGAGGCGGTGATCGACTTTACGGGCACGTCGGATCAACAGGCCGGAAATTACAACGCGCCGCGATCCATCGTGAAGGCGGTGGTGTTGTATGTGTTCCGCACGCTTGTCGGACGCGACATACCGCTGAACGAGGGCTGCCTGAAGCCGCTGAAGCTGGTCCTGCCCGAAGGGTCGATGATCAATCCGGAATACCCTGCCGCCGTGATTGCGGGAAACACCGAAGTCAGCCAGGCGATCGCCGATTGTCTGTTCGGTGCGCTACGGGTGATTGCCGGGTCGCAAGGGACCATGAACAACTTCGCATGGGGCAATGACCGCTTCCAGAACTATGAGACCATCGCCGGCGGCAGTGGTGCCGGGCCCGGCTTTGACGGGGCGAGCGGCGTTCACAGCCACATGACCAACACGCTGATGACCGATCCCGAGGTGCTGGAAACGCGCTTTCCGGTGAGGCTGGAACGCTTCGGCATCCGCCAGGGGTCGGGCGGCGCAGGCCGGTGGCGCGGCGGCGATGGCATTCACCGCGTCTTACGGTTTCTCGACGACACCACCGTCACCACCCTGTGTTCGCACCGTGTCGTTCCGCCGCTGGGCATGGACGGTGGTGCCGACGGCAAGGTTGGCGAAAATGCCGTACTCAGGGCCGATGGAAGCCGAGAAGTCCTGCGCGGCAATGATCAGGCCGAACTGCGCGCGGGCGACGCCTTCGAGTTGCTGACACCCGGCGGGGGAGGTTGGGGGAGTTCCCCCCGCTAG